One window of Brevibacterium pigmentatum genomic DNA carries:
- a CDS encoding nucleotide exchange factor GrpE, which translates to MTAEGNDKSSEEPGFTFSDKRRVDPNSGEVRPEADAQSASAGAGEEPSADANAEQAAAADASDLGVDIPSDASGLEDIEPEAEPEPGSEAAGYLADLKRINAEYAAYRMRADRERERAALGGTIKVVEALIPVLDEVKLARDNGDVSGPFETHVNKLVESLNKIGVEQYGEVGDEFDPNIHEALMQQPSDEVENPTLFLVMQPGYRIGERIIRAARVGVQQPED; encoded by the coding sequence AGGCTTCACCTTCAGCGACAAGCGCCGGGTCGATCCGAACAGCGGTGAGGTCCGTCCCGAGGCCGACGCCCAGTCGGCCTCGGCCGGGGCCGGCGAGGAGCCGAGCGCGGACGCGAATGCCGAACAGGCTGCCGCGGCCGATGCCAGCGACCTCGGGGTGGACATCCCGTCCGATGCCTCGGGTCTCGAGGACATCGAGCCGGAAGCCGAGCCCGAACCGGGCTCGGAGGCAGCGGGGTACCTGGCCGACCTCAAGCGCATCAACGCCGAATATGCGGCGTATCGGATGCGCGCCGACCGCGAACGTGAGCGTGCGGCGCTCGGCGGCACGATCAAGGTCGTCGAGGCCCTGATCCCCGTGCTCGACGAGGTCAAGCTCGCTCGCGACAACGGCGATGTCAGCGGGCCCTTCGAGACCCACGTGAACAAGCTCGTCGAATCGCTGAACAAGATCGGCGTCGAACAGTACGGAGAGGTCGGCGACGAGTTCGACCCGAACATCCACGAGGCGCTCATGCAGCAGCCTTCGGATGAGGTCGAGAATCCGACGCTCTTCCTGGTCATGCAGCCGGGCTACCGGATCGGGGAGCGCATCATCCGCGCCGCCCGTGTCGGTGTCCAGCAGCCGGAGGACTGA